A portion of the candidate division KSB1 bacterium genome contains these proteins:
- a CDS encoding TRAP transporter small permease, with translation MQIINFIDRILERIESVTLIIALTSMISMAFLQVILRNFFDYSILWADIFSRHLILWVGFIGASLATYENKHINIDVLSRFLSPKIKQISIIITRSFSAFICILLAKASFVFITDERSAGSTLFLEIPVWVFMIIILIGFVIISFRFVIQAIQAISSPKFEAEKG, from the coding sequence GTGCAGATTATCAACTTTATTGATCGGATCTTAGAACGGATAGAATCGGTTACCTTAATCATCGCGTTAACCAGCATGATTTCAATGGCCTTCCTGCAAGTCATTCTACGCAATTTCTTTGACTATAGCATTCTATGGGCCGATATATTTTCACGACATTTGATTCTATGGGTTGGATTTATAGGCGCCAGCCTGGCAACCTATGAAAATAAACATATCAACATTGACGTCTTATCGCGATTTTTATCACCGAAAATAAAACAAATTTCAATAATCATCACAAGATCCTTTTCAGCATTTATTTGCATATTATTGGCCAAAGCCTCTTTTGTGTTCATTACCGATGAACGCTCGGCTGGCTCAACTTTATTTTTGGAAATACCGGTATGGGTTTTTATGATTATCATCCTAATCGGTTTTGTTATCATTAGTTTTCGTTTTGTCATTCAGGCGATACAAGCAATCTCATCTCCTAAATTTGAAGCGGAAAAAGGCTAG
- a CDS encoding endo alpha-1,4 polygalactosaminidase has protein sequence MKLIMSLFLSFRKKYLIFILTSFISLSCKSSVNPDNTRNQFFRSEMRGFVQNISDYAKSMNPGFIVITQNGLELLTDNSMLDGKIVPTYLDKIDGVGQEHVFYGEKGYEVPTPSDYRNYLLGFLDLAESQNLKVLVTDYCAVPEQVDDSFSKNNERNYISFAAPSDDFDLDEIPEYPETTFGENSLDILKLPEAKNFLYLINSSMFKNKQSFLTALQKLNYDLLIIDPYYSGRLLKEADIQFLKTKANGGKRLVISYLNIGAAEQFRYYWQSDWEIGNPAWIAARYSDPLYYNEYWVKFWEKDWQDIIFGNRYSFIDKILASGFDGVYLDNLEVYAYFESL, from the coding sequence ATGAAATTAATAATGTCCCTGTTTTTGAGTTTTAGAAAAAAATATTTAATATTTATTCTGACTTCCTTTATCTCTTTGAGCTGTAAATCCAGCGTTAATCCTGATAATACTCGAAATCAATTTTTCCGCTCTGAAATGCGTGGATTTGTTCAAAATATTAGTGATTATGCTAAATCAATGAATCCTGGTTTTATTGTGATCACTCAGAATGGCTTAGAGTTATTAACTGACAATTCCATGCTTGATGGCAAAATAGTTCCAACATACCTGGATAAAATTGACGGAGTTGGTCAGGAACATGTGTTTTATGGTGAAAAAGGATATGAAGTCCCCACACCATCGGATTATCGCAATTATCTCCTTGGGTTTCTTGATCTTGCTGAAAGTCAAAACCTGAAGGTTTTGGTAACCGATTACTGCGCGGTACCGGAGCAGGTGGATGATTCATTTTCAAAAAACAATGAAAGAAATTACATTTCTTTCGCAGCTCCGAGTGATGATTTTGATTTGGATGAAATACCTGAGTATCCCGAAACGACCTTCGGTGAAAATTCTTTAGATATTTTAAAATTACCTGAAGCGAAAAATTTTCTTTACCTGATCAATTCAAGTATGTTTAAAAATAAACAGTCTTTTCTAACTGCTTTACAAAAGTTAAATTATGATCTTTTGATTATTGATCCCTATTACTCAGGAAGACTCTTAAAAGAAGCGGATATTCAGTTTTTAAAAACGAAAGCAAATGGTGGGAAACGGTTGGTAATTTCATATCTAAATATTGGCGCTGCGGAGCAATTTCGTTATTATTGGCAAAGCGACTGGGAAATCGGCAATCCAGCATGGATTGCTGCGCGATATTCAGATCCATTGTACTATAATGAGTACTGGGTAAAATTCTGGGAAAAGGATTGGCAGGACATCATCTTCGGGAATAGGTATTCCTTTATAGACAAAATCCTTGCTTCAGGTTTCGACGGGGTTTATTTGGATAACCTGGAAGTCTACGCTTACTTTGAAAGCTTGTAA
- a CDS encoding haloacid dehalogenase type II produces the protein MLNLNHFEILSFDCYGTLIDWESGILNVLKPIALKNNLNLSDAQILTTYAMLETELESGKYQTYRNVLRQVMINFADQFDFVLSESETNTLVDSVRDWPPFPDTVEALSRLKRNYKLAILSNVDDDLFSYSSKHLKTQFDTIFTAQQIGSYKPAERNFQHLHENIDIPQDQLLHVAQSIFHDIIPAKKMGLATVWVNRRKGKEGFGATPKAHETPDLEVADLKTLADLVNS, from the coding sequence ATGCTAAATCTAAACCATTTCGAAATTCTATCCTTCGACTGCTACGGCACATTAATCGATTGGGAATCCGGTATTCTCAATGTATTGAAACCCATAGCGTTAAAGAATAACTTAAATTTATCCGATGCCCAGATCCTTACTACTTATGCGATGCTGGAAACGGAGTTAGAATCAGGTAAGTATCAAACCTACCGGAATGTCCTACGCCAGGTGATGATCAATTTTGCCGACCAATTTGATTTTGTTCTCTCGGAATCGGAAACTAACACTCTAGTTGATTCGGTTCGCGACTGGCCGCCCTTTCCGGATACGGTCGAAGCATTGTCACGATTGAAACGAAATTACAAATTGGCCATTTTGTCCAATGTGGATGATGATCTGTTTTCCTATTCTTCGAAACATCTGAAAACGCAATTCGACACCATTTTCACAGCCCAACAAATAGGCAGCTACAAACCAGCGGAGCGAAATTTTCAACATTTGCACGAAAATATCGATATCCCACAAGATCAACTCTTACATGTGGCACAGAGCATTTTCCACGATATTATCCCAGCCAAGAAAATGGGATTAGCGACTGTTTGGGTAAATCGCAGGAAGGGAAAGGAAGGATTTGGAGCTACCCCAAAAGCTCATGAAACTCCCGATCTGGAAGTGGCGGATCTTAAGACGCTTGCTGATTTGGTTAATAGCTAA
- the amrS gene encoding AmmeMemoRadiSam system radical SAM enzyme, whose protein sequence is MNTKEEVPIRRSDRASSEIDLLEQLHTLRRPISGDVPIANIINPMVRQGELYDELEDEAVHCYSCGHDCKIKVGKRGICQVRYNLDGKLYVPWGYVAALQCDPTEKKPFYHVFPGSDTLTFGMHGCDLHCSYCQNWDISQTLRDANAGKPPEEVTPEQLVELGKRNDAKCFASSYNEPLITSEWAMAVFKLAKAAGFTCLYVSNGNATRRVLEYIRPLTEGYKVDLKSMRDKNYRSLGAVLENVLNGIRMVHEMGFWVEIVTLIVPGFNDSKDELRDAAQFIHSVSPDIPWHVTAFHKDYKMQDPENTTAQTLIEAAELGYAEGLHYVYAGNAAGRVGRFENTYCHSCGELLIERIGYVIQSYHITSDGKCPKCSQSIPGIWPKSSEDVRLGNISDLFFRVPHLVR, encoded by the coding sequence ATGAACACAAAAGAAGAAGTTCCCATTCGCCGTTCGGACAGGGCATCTTCTGAAATCGATCTCCTTGAACAATTACATACACTACGCAGACCCATATCCGGTGATGTACCCATTGCAAATATTATTAATCCCATGGTTCGGCAGGGTGAATTGTATGACGAGCTTGAAGATGAAGCTGTACATTGTTATTCCTGCGGCCATGATTGCAAGATAAAAGTTGGTAAACGGGGGATTTGTCAAGTTCGGTATAACCTGGATGGTAAATTATATGTACCCTGGGGTTATGTTGCTGCATTACAATGTGACCCAACCGAAAAGAAACCTTTCTACCATGTTTTCCCGGGCTCGGATACGCTTACGTTTGGCATGCATGGCTGCGATCTACATTGCTCTTATTGTCAAAATTGGGACATTTCCCAAACCTTACGTGACGCCAATGCCGGCAAACCACCGGAGGAAGTTACTCCTGAGCAGTTGGTGGAATTAGGGAAACGAAATGACGCTAAATGTTTTGCCAGCTCTTATAACGAACCTCTTATTACTTCCGAATGGGCAATGGCTGTTTTCAAATTGGCTAAAGCAGCCGGTTTCACATGCCTTTATGTCTCTAATGGTAACGCAACAAGGCGGGTCTTGGAGTATATCCGGCCGTTAACCGAGGGTTACAAAGTTGATTTGAAATCCATGCGAGACAAGAACTATCGATCTCTCGGTGCAGTTCTCGAAAATGTTCTAAACGGCATTCGGATGGTCCATGAGATGGGTTTTTGGGTTGAAATCGTAACCTTGATCGTTCCTGGTTTTAATGATTCAAAAGATGAGCTGCGGGATGCGGCACAATTTATTCATTCTGTCTCACCGGATATCCCGTGGCATGTTACCGCTTTTCACAAAGATTACAAAATGCAAGACCCGGAAAACACCACGGCGCAGACCCTGATCGAAGCAGCGGAACTGGGTTATGCAGAAGGTCTGCATTATGTGTATGCCGGCAATGCAGCCGGCAGGGTAGGGCGGTTTGAAAATACGTATTGTCACAGTTGCGGCGAGCTTTTAATTGAGCGAATCGGTTACGTCATCCAAAGTTATCATATCACATCGGACGGAAAATGTCCGAAATGCAGCCAATCGATCCCCGGCATCTGGCCAAAAAGTAGTGAAGATGTTCGATTAGGAAATATATCGGATTTATTTTTTAGAGTGCCACACTTGGTGAGGTAA
- the dctP gene encoding TRAP transporter substrate-binding protein DctP, translated as MNTKQEVSILRRVFFFVLLTFVSVLISNGWAQKHTIKFATLAPEGSTWMVVMREYDKELREKTNGEVGFKIYAGGVLGDEKDVLRRIRIGQIQSAGFTGVGMGEILPEVRILDTPFLFRNYEEVDHIYNKFYERFAEGFESKNYVLLGWAEVGFVYMFTKKKAADLDEMRKLKMWVWEGDRVAEATFKAFGLQPIPLSVIDVMTALQTNMIEGVYTSPLGLVVLQWFTKVKFMINIPLANAAGAVLVSKEKYDKLPDIHKNTLRELGRKYMSKLTQLSRDDNAKAIETLKKNNITFVSVDNPQVLQSYYDVGKKARRSLVNKFYSESLLNQIENELNTLRSSNGSLK; from the coding sequence ATGAATACAAAACAGGAGGTATCAATTTTGAGACGAGTTTTCTTCTTCGTACTTTTAACATTTGTGTCTGTTCTTATTTCAAATGGTTGGGCACAAAAACATACGATTAAATTTGCAACTTTAGCGCCGGAGGGATCCACATGGATGGTGGTAATGAGGGAATATGATAAAGAATTGCGTGAAAAAACCAATGGCGAGGTTGGATTTAAGATTTATGCCGGTGGAGTTTTAGGAGATGAAAAAGACGTCCTTCGAAGAATACGGATTGGTCAGATTCAATCGGCAGGATTTACAGGTGTTGGTATGGGCGAAATATTGCCGGAAGTTAGAATTTTAGATACTCCGTTTCTTTTCCGTAATTATGAAGAAGTGGACCACATTTACAACAAGTTTTATGAACGATTTGCAGAAGGATTTGAAAGTAAGAATTATGTGCTATTAGGATGGGCCGAAGTTGGGTTTGTTTACATGTTTACGAAAAAAAAAGCCGCCGATTTGGATGAAATGAGAAAACTCAAAATGTGGGTTTGGGAAGGAGACCGGGTTGCGGAAGCGACTTTTAAAGCCTTTGGCTTACAACCCATCCCTCTTTCCGTTATCGATGTAATGACTGCATTGCAAACAAATATGATAGAGGGAGTTTACACGTCACCCCTGGGTTTAGTCGTATTACAGTGGTTCACAAAAGTAAAATTCATGATAAATATACCATTGGCCAATGCTGCAGGAGCTGTTCTTGTCTCCAAGGAAAAGTATGATAAACTCCCTGATATCCATAAAAATACTCTCAGGGAACTCGGTAGGAAATATATGTCAAAGCTCACTCAGCTTAGCCGCGATGACAATGCAAAAGCTATTGAAACATTAAAAAAGAATAATATCACTTTTGTTTCTGTCGATAATCCGCAAGTTCTTCAATCCTATTATGATGTGGGAAAAAAAGCCAGGCGTTCACTCGTTAACAAATTTTATTCGGAAAGTTTACTCAATCAAATCGAAAATGAGTTGAATACTTTGCGATCGTCCAATGGTTCTTTAAAATAG
- a CDS encoding TRAP transporter large permease subunit, whose protein sequence is MALFGLVFLLLALFGTPLFVIIGAIALLGFYFQDVDSSAVIIETYRLANAPVLLAIPLFTFAGYLLSESKAPQRLVNFSRALFGWLPGGLAIVALASCAVFTAFTGASGVTIIALGGLMLPSLLEDKYPENFSLGLLTSSGNLGMLFPPSLAIILYGFVAKINIDKLFLAGVLPGILIMILLSAYSIFIGKRSHIPSVPFSWKRLLAALKETRWEIPLPIIIIGGIYGGLFSVTEAAAITAVYALVVEVIILRDLSFFKDVPRIMRESMILVGGILIILGCALGLTNYLIYSEIPMQILAFMQQFVTSKIWFLVMLNLFLFVVGSMIDIFSAIIVVVPLIVPVALSFGIDPIHLGIIFLVNLEIGYSTPPVGINLFIASFRFQRPIIKLYLAAIPFIIILIICLIIITYVPGLSLMLVNLAGGQ, encoded by the coding sequence ATTGCATTATTCGGTCTCGTCTTCCTGTTACTGGCACTTTTCGGAACGCCTCTGTTTGTCATCATCGGCGCTATTGCCCTTCTCGGTTTCTATTTTCAAGATGTCGATAGCTCTGCCGTCATTATTGAAACTTATAGATTGGCGAATGCCCCGGTTTTGCTCGCTATCCCCCTTTTCACTTTTGCGGGCTATCTTCTTTCAGAAAGCAAAGCGCCACAGCGGTTGGTAAATTTTTCCCGGGCGTTATTTGGCTGGTTACCAGGCGGATTAGCAATAGTGGCTTTGGCCAGCTGCGCAGTATTTACCGCTTTTACCGGGGCATCCGGTGTAACCATAATCGCCCTTGGCGGTTTAATGCTTCCATCTTTGCTGGAAGATAAATATCCGGAAAACTTTTCATTGGGGCTACTCACTTCCTCGGGAAACCTTGGCATGCTTTTTCCGCCAAGCCTGGCTATCATTCTATATGGTTTTGTAGCTAAAATTAATATAGACAAACTCTTCCTGGCCGGGGTTTTACCTGGTATTTTGATAATGATCCTCCTGAGTGCATACAGCATTTTTATTGGCAAAAGAAGTCATATCCCATCGGTACCATTTTCCTGGAAACGACTCCTGGCTGCTTTAAAAGAAACCCGGTGGGAAATTCCCCTGCCAATCATCATTATCGGTGGCATCTATGGTGGACTGTTTTCCGTAACGGAAGCAGCGGCAATTACAGCAGTGTACGCTTTAGTGGTCGAAGTTATAATTCTGAGAGATTTAAGTTTTTTCAAAGATGTTCCCCGGATCATGCGGGAAAGCATGATTTTGGTTGGCGGGATTCTCATCATTCTTGGCTGTGCTTTGGGGCTGACCAATTACCTCATCTATTCCGAAATCCCCATGCAAATTTTGGCGTTTATGCAGCAATTTGTTACTAGTAAAATCTGGTTCCTGGTAATGCTCAACCTGTTCTTATTTGTTGTAGGCAGTATGATCGATATCTTCTCTGCAATCATAGTAGTTGTGCCATTAATCGTTCCTGTTGCGCTGAGCTTTGGAATTGATCCTATTCACCTGGGTATCATTTTCCTGGTCAATCTTGAAATTGGCTACAGTACACCTCCGGTCGGTATTAATCTATTCATAGCAAGTTTCCGCTTCCAGAGGCCAATTATTAAATTATACCTGGCGGCTATTCCATTTATTATCATTTTAATTATTTGTTTGATTATCATAACTTATGTCCCGGGTTTAAGTTTAATGCTTGTTAATTTAGCCGGCGGACAGTGA
- a CDS encoding acetyl-CoA C-acyltransferase produces the protein MRDALIVTNVRTPVGKGNRGTLKNARPDDLAALVIKEAVDRTPGLEPESVDDILIGCAFPEAEQGMNMARIASLRAGMPTSVPAATINRFCASGLQSIAFAAERIKSGMDDTILAGGAESMSVVPLGGNKFAPNTHLTESWPKSYLNMGLTAERVAEQYSISREEQDEFALRSNMNAVNAIKTGKFKDELVTVKLTERIAGNGNKIVENEVILEIDEGPRPDTTLEKLAKLKPAFKMNGTVTAGNSSQVSDGAAMLVVMSEQKAKELNLTPKARFVGFAVGGVAPEVMGLGPIEAIPKVLKKTGLKLEDIELIELNEAFAAQALGVIKELDLNIDKVNVNGGAIALGHPLGCTGAKLSVQLLNEMERRSIRYGMVTMCIGGGMGAAGIYELMN, from the coding sequence ATGAGAGACGCTTTAATAGTAACCAATGTTCGGACCCCAGTAGGCAAGGGCAACCGGGGAACCCTAAAAAACGCCAGGCCCGATGATTTGGCTGCCCTGGTTATCAAAGAAGCAGTTGATCGAACCCCCGGGCTGGAACCCGAATCAGTAGACGACATCCTAATTGGTTGTGCCTTCCCGGAGGCTGAACAGGGCATGAACATGGCAAGGATAGCTTCATTGCGGGCTGGGATGCCTACTTCAGTTCCGGCAGCGACAATCAATAGATTTTGTGCTTCCGGATTGCAATCGATTGCATTTGCAGCTGAACGGATCAAAAGTGGCATGGATGATACGATTCTGGCGGGTGGCGCTGAAAGTATGAGTGTAGTCCCCCTGGGTGGTAATAAATTTGCTCCTAACACACATCTAACCGAAAGTTGGCCAAAGTCTTATCTAAACATGGGGTTGACTGCAGAAAGAGTAGCTGAGCAGTATAGCATCAGTCGTGAAGAACAAGACGAATTTGCCTTGCGAAGCAATATGAATGCCGTCAACGCGATCAAAACAGGTAAATTTAAAGATGAACTCGTAACTGTAAAACTAACTGAGAGAATCGCCGGTAATGGAAACAAAATTGTGGAAAATGAAGTCATCCTGGAAATTGATGAAGGACCCCGTCCCGATACAACATTGGAAAAATTGGCGAAATTAAAACCGGCGTTCAAAATGAATGGAACTGTAACCGCAGGTAATTCCTCGCAAGTTAGTGATGGCGCTGCTATGCTCGTCGTGATGTCGGAACAAAAAGCAAAGGAATTGAACCTGACGCCAAAAGCACGGTTTGTGGGTTTTGCGGTGGGTGGCGTTGCTCCCGAGGTGATGGGGCTCGGCCCGATCGAGGCAATTCCCAAGGTCCTCAAGAAGACCGGCTTAAAGCTTGAAGATATTGAATTGATCGAATTAAATGAGGCATTCGCAGCCCAGGCTCTCGGGGTAATCAAAGAACTTGATTTGAACATCGATAAGGTGAATGTCAATGGCGGGGCAATTGCCCTTGGCCATCCTTTGGGTTGTACCGGAGCTAAGCTGTCAGTTCAGCTTCTCAACGAAATGGAACGCAGAAGTATTCGTTATGGGATGGTCACCATGTGTATTGGCGGCGGTATGGGAGCGGCTGGTATTTATGAATTGATGAATTGA
- a CDS encoding 3-hydroxyacyl-CoA dehydrogenase/enoyl-CoA hydratase family protein: protein MSQPYKIKKIAILGSGVMGSQIAAHLANAGYPSYLLDIVPNELTPEEEAAGLTLTDRKVRNRIVSNGLKMALKLKPAPFYDTGLTSLITIGNFEDNFNWLAEVDCIIEAVVERLDIKQSLMQKIAEVRKPGTIIATNTSGISLTKIAENQDHEFKRHFVGIHFFNPPRYMRLLEIIPTADTDTGLVDFMADFVDRQLGKGVVFCQDTPNFIGNRIGVMAMMIVIQQMIKDGLTIDEVDAITGPATGKPKSATFRTADVVGIDTFVHVAKNLYEAAPEDEMRDQLLIPDFVNEMVKKGWLGSKTKQGFYRKGMDASGKRLIFALNPDKMEFEPTQKVSFPSLDASKKIDDVGERIKSIAYADDKAGKFFWETLSAILIYSANRIPEITDSIMNIDNAMKWGYNWELGLFETWDAIDLQKSVNRMVSEGKVVPDNIKQMLAAGNTSFYKTENGILRQFDFNSREYKEVEFSPGIINLNLQKESPGKVLITNEEASLIDLGDGVALVEFHSKMNSIGEGILGMVNQAVDVVEKNYDGLVIGNQGSNFSVGANLFLVAQLAQNKDWDGLEQAVKLFQNTSMRLKYAEKPVVVAPFGMTLGGGCELQMHAARTQASAESYIGLVEVGVGLIPAAGGTKELTLRTLKSVENIQNVDYNSFIQKVFETIGMAKVSTSAVEAKKMNLLRNSDLISINPARLIGDAKQTVLNLVSEGYRNPAVQERMLALGSKVLSRLLIGIDNMHEAGFITDYDRVVGEKLAFVIAGGNLTAPQEVNEQYFLDLEREAFLSLCGEQGTQERIMHMLKTGKPLRN, encoded by the coding sequence ATGTCTCAACCTTATAAAATCAAAAAAATTGCCATTCTTGGATCAGGAGTTATGGGTTCCCAGATCGCAGCCCATTTGGCCAATGCCGGTTACCCTTCCTATTTATTAGATATTGTTCCTAATGAACTAACACCGGAAGAAGAAGCTGCCGGTTTAACACTGACAGACCGGAAGGTGCGAAATCGTATTGTTTCAAATGGCTTAAAAATGGCGCTCAAATTAAAGCCGGCGCCTTTTTATGATACCGGTCTGACGAGTTTAATTACAATCGGAAATTTTGAGGATAATTTCAACTGGCTTGCGGAGGTGGATTGTATTATCGAGGCTGTGGTGGAGAGGTTAGACATCAAACAATCTTTGATGCAAAAGATAGCTGAAGTTAGAAAACCGGGTACCATCATCGCAACCAATACTTCCGGTATTTCACTTACCAAAATTGCCGAAAATCAGGATCATGAATTCAAACGGCACTTTGTTGGGATTCATTTTTTTAATCCTCCGCGTTACATGCGTTTGCTTGAAATCATCCCAACTGCGGATACGGATACCGGATTGGTTGATTTTATGGCAGATTTTGTCGATCGGCAATTGGGGAAAGGCGTTGTATTCTGCCAGGACACCCCCAATTTTATTGGTAATCGTATCGGTGTGATGGCCATGATGATTGTAATCCAGCAAATGATAAAAGACGGACTAACCATTGATGAAGTGGATGCAATTACAGGTCCCGCAACCGGAAAACCCAAGAGTGCAACGTTTCGTACAGCAGATGTGGTCGGTATTGATACCTTTGTGCATGTAGCTAAAAATCTTTATGAGGCGGCTCCCGAGGATGAAATGCGCGACCAACTTTTGATCCCTGATTTTGTCAATGAAATGGTTAAAAAAGGATGGCTTGGATCAAAAACCAAACAAGGCTTTTATCGAAAAGGAATGGATGCATCCGGTAAACGTCTTATTTTTGCCTTGAATCCTGATAAGATGGAGTTTGAACCGACGCAAAAAGTGAGCTTCCCATCATTGGATGCTTCTAAGAAAATCGATGATGTTGGCGAACGTATTAAGTCAATCGCATATGCGGATGACAAGGCAGGGAAATTTTTCTGGGAAACTTTGAGCGCTATTTTAATTTATTCCGCCAATAGAATTCCCGAAATTACCGATTCAATTATGAATATAGATAATGCCATGAAATGGGGTTATAACTGGGAATTAGGTCTCTTTGAAACCTGGGATGCCATCGACCTCCAAAAATCAGTCAACAGGATGGTGTCTGAAGGAAAAGTAGTCCCGGATAATATAAAGCAAATGCTGGCTGCAGGAAACACTTCATTCTACAAAACCGAAAACGGAATTCTGCGGCAGTTTGATTTTAACAGCCGGGAATATAAAGAAGTTGAGTTTAGTCCGGGAATAATAAATCTCAATCTTCAAAAAGAATCTCCCGGTAAAGTACTAATAACGAATGAAGAAGCAAGTTTAATTGACCTGGGTGACGGCGTCGCATTGGTAGAATTCCACTCTAAAATGAATTCGATTGGCGAAGGGATTCTCGGTATGGTGAACCAGGCTGTTGATGTAGTAGAGAAAAATTATGATGGATTGGTCATCGGTAACCAGGGTAGTAATTTTAGTGTCGGCGCTAACTTATTCCTTGTTGCTCAGCTCGCTCAAAACAAGGATTGGGATGGTTTGGAGCAGGCAGTCAAGTTATTTCAAAACACGAGTATGCGGTTAAAATATGCAGAAAAGCCTGTGGTTGTTGCACCATTCGGAATGACTCTTGGCGGCGGCTGTGAATTGCAGATGCATGCTGCAAGAACACAGGCCTCAGCTGAAAGCTACATTGGTTTAGTGGAAGTAGGTGTCGGATTGATCCCGGCAGCCGGTGGAACAAAAGAATTAACTTTGCGAACTTTGAAAAGTGTTGAGAACATTCAAAACGTCGATTATAATTCATTTATCCAAAAAGTATTCGAAACCATCGGAATGGCGAAGGTCTCAACAAGTGCGGTTGAAGCTAAGAAAATGAATTTGCTGCGAAATTCAGATTTAATCTCCATCAATCCTGCTCGACTTATCGGTGATGCAAAACAAACAGTCCTTAATTTGGTATCCGAAGGTTACCGCAATCCAGCCGTCCAAGAACGAATGTTAGCCCTTGGTTCTAAAGTTTTGTCGCGATTGTTGATCGGGATTGATAATATGCATGAAGCCGGGTTTATAACAGATTATGATCGAGTAGTCGGTGAAAAGCTAGCCTTCGTAATAGCTGGTGGAAATCTCACCGCTCCACAAGAAGTTAATGAGCAATATTTTCTGGATCTGGAGCGGGAAGCATTCCTTTCACTTTGCGGTGAACAGGGAACCCAGGAACGAATTATGCATATGCTAAAAACAGGAAAACCATTAAGGAATTAG
- a CDS encoding TRAP transporter TatT component family protein, whose protein sequence is MKIISSCFLSLLLLAGCSIQKIAVKSTAGILIVGMPTFLEESDLPLAELALGSNLKFLEVLIRNDPDNQKLLLLAAEAYTSYTLGFIQDKYPERARNFYLRARDYALRVLNKNKNFRKALNQDIEQFKSALNTFKRSDVPALFWTANAWGSYINLDLTDVDAIASLPKVQAIMEKALELDETFYYGGPHAFLGTLFASRSRILGGDPERAKEHFTKCLEISNQSFLLWKYLFAMSYAVQSQDRDLFKRQLQEILDAPNDILPEQRLANEIAKEKAKALLEKEDELFF, encoded by the coding sequence ATGAAAATTATTAGTTCCTGTTTCTTAAGTCTCCTCCTTTTGGCAGGTTGCAGTATTCAAAAAATTGCCGTAAAATCTACCGCTGGCATTTTAATTGTTGGCATGCCCACATTCCTGGAAGAAAGTGACCTGCCATTAGCAGAACTAGCTCTTGGATCCAATCTAAAGTTTCTGGAAGTTTTGATTAGAAACGATCCGGATAATCAAAAATTACTTTTACTTGCAGCGGAAGCATATACAAGTTATACTCTTGGTTTTATTCAGGACAAATATCCAGAACGAGCTCGGAATTTTTATCTTCGTGCCCGCGACTATGCACTTCGGGTACTAAACAAAAATAAAAATTTTCGAAAAGCATTAAACCAGGATATTGAACAATTTAAATCCGCTTTAAACACCTTCAAAAGATCTGACGTACCCGCTTTATTCTGGACGGCAAATGCCTGGGGTAGTTATATCAATTTAGACCTGACAGATGTGGATGCAATCGCAAGCCTGCCGAAAGTTCAGGCAATTATGGAAAAAGCGCTGGAATTGGATGAAACCTTTTATTACGGCGGTCCCCATGCTTTTTTAGGAACATTGTTTGCTTCACGGTCACGAATCCTGGGTGGAGATCCGGAACGAGCAAAAGAGCACTTTACGAAATGCCTGGAAATAAGCAATCAGTCTTTTTTATTGTGGAAATATCTTTTTGCGATGAGTTATGCCGTTCAATCACAGGACAGAGATCTATTTAAAAGACAATTACAAGAAATATTAGATGCACCAAATGATATTTTACCGGAGCAACGGCTTGCCAATGAAATTGCGAAAGAGAAGGCAAAAGCGTTGTTAGAGAAAGAAGATGAGCTGTTCTTTTAG